CCATAGGTTGGGGCTTACTTATATCTTTTACCTCTTTTTTCTTCTTTCGAGTTTTATTCCTTTCATTTTTTTTAGTCAATGTGGAAGTACTGGCGAGCAATCGTTCTTTTTTACGCTCATCGGAAGCTTTGTTGATAATAGAGAAAAACGGAGTAATAAATTTCGCAACCTGGTATTTGTCGTCGGGAAACAATTCTATCCCTACAACTTGATACTGGTCTCCAGATCCTATATTTTTTGCTAGTTCAATGTTCTCAGCCTTTCCATTGTTGTCAAATGAGCCAAGTTCTTGAACCACCATCTCATTACGTACTAAAAAAAAGCGTATGGATTTTTCAGCACCTATATTATCCGTATCCCATTCTAAATGGACTGTCTCTGGGATGGCCCATTTCGTAGTTTGGTCTGGATAACCAATAGTGATGCCAGATTTACCCGATTGTGAATAACACAAGGTTAAGCTGAAAAAAGAAACAAAGGCAAGTATTAAATAGCGTATTAAAAACATATATGGATAAAGATAAATGCCACCGAGCAACTATCCTAATGGCTACATAATTTCACTATAAATTGTTTGGTATGGCACTAACGTATTTTGCCTGTAAATGTTGGAGACAAGTATATATTTTTTAGTTTTATAGACAAGGCGCTTTATAAATGAAATATTTCATCCAAATTACTGGAACACTGATCTTTATATATTCCCTCTTTTCTTGTGGAGAAGGTTCAAAGACGGCAATAGAAACTAATCAAGATGTCATAAAGGATTCATTGTTGACCTATAAGGAGTATAGTCCTAAGGATGGGGATTTGATTATTTCCAGAAAAGAATACAAAGAAAAACTTTATGGTTTTTGGTTGGCCCAATGCATTGCCAATTGGACGGGCCTGGTTACGGAAATGGATAAAATAGGGATTCCCACAAAAGAAGGTAAAGGAGCAGGTTTCTACACGCGCGAGGATTGGGGAAAACCCGATGAACCTAATTTATGGGGTTCCAACAATTACTCTAAAACCATTGATTTTTTATTTGCCGATAAGGATAGTATATGGGGGGCGGACGACGATACGGACATTGAATATATTTATCAAAACCTTTTGTATGAAAACGAGACAAGCATCTTAAATGGAGACCAAATAAAGGAAGGTTGGCTGAAGCATATTAGATTGGAAGAGGAGAATTTTTTATGGGTATCGAACCAGACTGCCTTGGATTTAATGCAGGATGGGATGATTCCGCCAGCTACTAGTTTGCCAAAGAACAATCCGCATTATGAAATGATTGATGCTCAGTTAACGACTGAGATTTTTGGATTTTTTGCTCCTACTAGACCAGATTTGGCTTTAAGGATGGCGCATTTGCCCATACAAACTGTAGCTCGCGAAAATGCGGAATGGATTTCTGAATTCAATGTGATTATGTACGCTTTGGCTCCATTGGCGGATACGGATAAGCCAATAAAGGATAATATACTGTGGATGGCATCTTTAGCGCGAAAAAGGCTTCCGGAAACTTCTTATGCAGCTAAAATGTTCGATTTTGTTAAGATGAAATACAATTCTGGTGCAACTTGGGAGGAAGCTCGCGATGCGCTTCACGTTAAATATCAAATTCGCCAAGAAGATGGTTATGAATGGGCGACTAAGGATGAAGTGTGTAATGGCTGTTTTGCCGCTGGTATTAATTTTGGGGCTAGTATAGTAAGCTTGTTTTACGGGGAAGGAGATTTAAAGGAAACGATAAAAATCGGAACTTTGTGTGGATGGGATTCGGATAATCCAACGGCTACTTGGGGCGGATTATTAGGCTTTATGATCGGGAAAAAAGGTGTAGAAAAGGCTTTTTATAGAGATTTTGCAAATAAATTTAATATACACAGAACACGAAAGGGCTTTCCAAACAATGGGATAGATACTTTTGATAATATGGCAAAACAAGGGATTTATGTCATAGATAGGGTAGTTCAAGATGAAATGGGCGGTGGTATAGATTTCCAGAAGAATATTTGGTATGTTCCTCAAAAGCCATTGAACATAGTTTCTGGAAGTTAACTCCCCCTATCGTACAGAAAAAATCCAACCGTATAATTTTGGTCTTCATTAGAGAGTAGCTTTAAAAGTATAAAATTGCCTATTTCATCTATTTTTTATCCCATTTCATCCATTTTTTTGATTCAAACCTATATGTAGTACGGCTTTTGTACTCTTGGATATATGTATAACGATTAAATGATGAGATTATGAAAACAGCACTACTTATTAAAGAGATTTATCTGGAAGGTTTTAGAAACCTTGGAAATTATATTCTAAAGAATTATTTGAAAGTTTTTGCCTGGTTCTGTTTTGGACTGATTGCCATAGGGCTATATGCCTTGCTTTTTAGAATGTATACCGGTTTTGCTTTTGATTAGCATAATCTAATTAAGAAAAGCCCTTGACTATAGGTTAAGGGCTTTTTTGTTGGAAGGATTTTGTCGGATTCTTTTTGCTATTTTAGTGAGCTTTGATGCTTTTAGATGAAAACGACCACCATTATACTCATTTCCATAGCGCTTTACATGTTGTTGTTAATTATGCTAGGGTTATATGCCAATAAAAGAAAGACTTCTCACTCACTTAAAGACTTTTATTTGGCTGGTGGAAATCTAGGTCCGTTTTGAAATGAATCTGATTTTGGGACTACCACTATGGTTGGTCAGTTGCATTTTGGTTGTTTTTCTAATAGCGTGTTTTACCATATTTATTATTAATAGATATTGGAAATAATCCAAATATTAGGAAATAATCCATAAATTAGCTGTCCTTATTTTAATAGGATAGCAATGCAAAAGACCGTACTACATCTTGATCTCGATACTTTTTTCGTATCTGTAGAGCGTCGACTCGATAGTCGCTTAGAAAACAAGCCCATACTTGTTGGCGGACTTAGTGACCGCGGGGTCGTGGCAGCCTGCAGCTATGAGACCCGTGGGTATGGTATCCACTCAGGTATGCCTATGAAAATGGCAAAGGAATTATGTCCCGAAGCTATTCTCATTAAAGGCAACGCGGGTACTTATAGCTATCATTCCGATTTGGTTACAGAGATTATAAAAGAGCACGTGCCACTTTTTGAAAAATCAAGTATCGATGAATTCTATGCAGATTTAACCGGTATGGATCGCTTTTTTGGTTCCTACAAATATGCTTCTGAAATACGACAAAAAATCATAAAAGAGACCGGGCTCCCTATTTCCTTTGGTCTTTCTATAAACAAAGTGGTTTCGAAAGTGGCTACAGGCCAGGCTAAACCTAATAACCAATTAAAAATCGACTACGGACTTGAAAAAACTTTTTTGGCTCCACTTTCCATCAAAAAAATACCCATGGTGGGCGATAAGACCTATCAGATTCTTCGGAATTTAGGTCTTAGGAAAGTACGGACCGTTCAAGAAATGCCTATGGACGTTATGCAACGCGTACTCGGCAAAAACGGAAAAGTAATCTGGAAACGCGCCAATGGAATCGATCATACACCTGTGCTTCCATTTTGTGAACGAAAATCCATTTCTACCGAACGTACTTTTGATAAGGATACCATTGATGTAGTAAAGCTGCGTGGTATTTTAATCGCCATGACCGAGAATTTGGCCTATCAATTACGACGGGGCGAAAAATTAACGGCCTGTATCACCGTGAAAATTAGATATTCCGATTTTAACACCTATTCCAAGCAATTGCGTATTCCCTATACCAGTGCCGATCATATTTTGATTCCAAAGATTTTAGATTTATTCAGAATATTGTACAACCGCAGATTATTGGTTCGGTTGATAGGAATTCGATTCAGTCATTTGGTCAGTGGAAATTATCAAATCAACCTATTCGAAGATACTGAGGAGGCTTTGAGTCTTTATCAGGCTATGGACCATATTCGAAACCGTTATGGGGATAAAAGTGTGGTGCGCGCCTCAGCCATGGGCAAGAATACGATAGGTAGAATGCACAACCCGTTCAACGGTCAGCCGCCCATAGTGCTGGCGCATAGAAAACAGTAAAAAATGGGTTGGCCGTCGTCAGTTGACAGTTCATGGTTCTAATGTTCGACCGACAACCAACAACAAGAAATCATTAACCGTTTGTATTTAAACTGCCATACATATTACAGTCTTCGCTTCGGAACCTTTTCTGAAGAAGAACTCTTGCAGTTAGCCCAAAAGAACCATGTAACACAATTGGTGCTAACTGATATCAATAATACATCGGCAGGACTAAATTTTGTAAGATTGGCTCCTGAATATAACGTAAAGCCTATTTTAGGTATCGATTTTCGAAACGGTGTAGATCAGTGTTACATTGGTATTGCAAAGAACAACGACGGCTATTTGGAGTTGAATAATTTTCTTTCGGAACATCTTCACGAGGAAAAGGAATTTCCTTCTACCGCTCCACATTTTACCAACACCTATACCATATATCCCTTTGAAAAAATACTGGAGAACGATCAATACAGGTTTGCAGCGCATGAATTTGTTGGGATATCCATCGCTAATCTTCGGAAACTTCCCTTTTCAAAAGTATTGAAATTGAAAGAAAAGCTGGTCGTGCAGCAACCGGTCACCTTTAGGAACAAAACTGATTTTAATGCCCATAGGTTATTACGTGCCATTGACAATAATATACTGTTAAGTAAATTAGAGAGGACCGAAGAGGCCAATGAAGACGAAAAAATGATTCCTGTTGAGAATCTGGTCGCCGCTTTTTCAGAATACCCGTTTATTCTAGAAAATACGGAGCAGTTGTTGAACTCCTGTTCCATTAATTTTGACTTTTCAAAAAATAGGGAACCACAAAACCTAAAAACATATTTAGGGAGCCGGGAAGAGGATGAGGTGCTACTGGAAAAATTATGTCAGGAGGGATTGTCCTATCGTTATCCAGATGGGGGCGAACACATAGAAGAAAGGCTATATAAAGAATTGGGATTGATAAAGGAACAAGGTTTCGTCTCTTACTTTTTAATCAATTGGGATATTGTTTCCGAGGCTAGCAGAAGAGGTTTTTTTTATGTAGGTAGGGGTAGTGGTGCCAATAGTATTGTGGCCTATTTACTTCGTATTACTGATGTGGACCCCATAGATTTGGACCTTTATTTTGAGCGCTTTATGAATTTATATCGTGCTAATCCACCGGATTTTGATATTGATTTTTCACATCGGGACAGGCCTGCCATGACCCAATATATTTTTAAACGCTTTGAGCATGTTGCCCTTCTGGGAAGCTATGTAACGTTTAAAGACCGAGGTGTAATTCGTGAATTGGGCAAAGTATTTGGGCTTCCCAAAAGTGAAATTGATTTACTTTCCGAGGGTAGGTATGATAGGTTAACACTGGATGGAATTTCTAGATTGGTAGTCAAATATGGCCAGTTAATTAAAGGAATGCCCAATTATCTGAGTATACACGCCGGAGGCATTTTAATCTGCGATAAACCCTTACATTGGTTTTCGGCTACGAGCCTACCTCCTAAAGGCTTTCCCACTACACAATATGATATGGTCATCGCAGAAGATGTGGGGCTTTATAAGTTTGATATTCTAGGACAGCGGGGGTTGTCAAAAATTAAGGAATCGTTGGAAATCATCGCTTATAACCGAACCGATGAGACCGATAGTTTTGATATTCATGATATTAAAAAATTTATTAAGGATCCAGTGATTAACAACCTCATTAAAACGGCACAGTGCATGGGTTGTTTTTATGTAGAATCGCCTGCCATGCGGATGCTGCTTAAAAAGTTGGAAGTCGATAATTACTTGGGTTTAGTGGCGGCAAGTTCCATCATTCGTCCCGGAGTAGCAAAAAGTGGCATGATGCGGGAATATATTCTTCGTCATCGTAATCCAGGTAGAACCGAAGAAAAGGCCCATCCCGTAATGTTGAAAATCATGCCCGAGACCTACGGCGTAATGGTATATCAGGAAGATGTTATAAAGGTGGCCAATATTTTCGCCGGACTTGATTTGGGCGAGGCCGATGTCTTACGCCGTGGTATGAGCGGAAAATTTCGTTCGCGTGAAGAATTTCAAAAAGTAAAAGAAAAGTTCATTGCTAATTGCCGAAAAAGGGGAGAGGATGACAAAATTATTTTTGAAGTGTGGGAGCAGATTGCAAGCTTTGCCGGTTACGCTTTTGCAAAAGGGCATTCGGCCAGCTACGCGGTGGAAAGCTATCAAACACTTTTTTTACGCGCCTATTATCCGTTGGAGTATATGGTGGCCGTACTCAATAACGGAGGGGGATTCTACAGTTCCGAGTTTTATGTACACGAAGCCAGAATGTTGGGTGCAACTATTCAGTCACCCTGTATTAATAGAAGTTCAAACAAAAATGTAATCTATGGAACGGCTATTTTTCTTGGATTTGGATATCTCCGTGAATTGGAAGACCGTGTAGCGGAACGTATTTTAAAAGAGCGGTCACAGAACGGAAATTTCATATCCTTAGAAGACTTTTTAGACCGTGTTCTTATAACCGTAGATCAAATAAGTATCTTGATTAGAATCGATGCCTTTAGGTTTACGGGAGTCAATAAACATGAATTGCTTTGGAAGGCACATCTTTTCCTCAATAAAAATATAAAAATAGACCACCCAAAACTGTTCAAGGCCGAACACCAAGATTTTAAGATTCCGCAATTGCATACCTCGGATCTAGAAATGGCCTTTACACAGTTGGAGCTCTTGGGTTTTTGCTTGTGCAGCCCTTTTGAATTGTTGGAGGAGCCGCCAAAAAATACGAACGGGAGTAAAGATTTGGAGCGTTACTTGAACCATCGTATCGATATTTACGGGTACTTGGTTACCGTGAAAAATACCAGAACCCATAATGGGAAAAACATGCATTTTGCAACAATGATAGACCAGCAGGGAAAAGTTTTTGACACGGTACTTTTTCCACCGGTCGCCGCCAAATACAGTTTTAGAGGTAGGGGTATTTACAGATTTTACGGAAAGGTCGTTAGTGAATTCGGTTTTTTAAGTATCGAGGTCATTAAAATGCGGAAACAGGATTATATTCAAGATCCCAGATATTCGGATATGAAGACCAGTACTAAGGTGTTCAACAAAATTAAGTGAAATCAAACAAAGCAAAAGTTTCTAGCACTTAGAAATAATTAAGTACATGGCCCAAAATCCAATAGAGCAGGATAAATACGAAGATACTGCCTATACATCCGCATTTGCCACCACCTATTTTTCTGGCCCCGTACCAGGCACCGAGAATTTGAATCAGTTTTTTCATGATATGAAATATAAGATTTTATGGTGCGAATATCTAACCGAAGCTTAGCAAATATTGATTGAATTTATCACTTATGCCAAGTACACAATCCTTGCTCTGAATAGAACATACAGCAATATTGACTTAAAAACCGACAACGGTCCCCGTCCAAGAAGCCGATGTCATTTTTGTAATCAATAAAAGAACAACAGCAACGAATAAACAGCAAGTAATAGCAAGCACTTTCTCATAGTTTAGTTTTTTATACATGGTTTAAATATTTGAAAAAACAAATCCAGTGGATACCCTATATACAAAGGCATATAATACCACCGCGTACATAGCGAGTGCGAACCACAAAAAGGCTTTAAAATAATTCTTGACGATATAATTGCCTAAATCTTTGAATCCTTGAACATAAATTTCCTTTATCAGTATAACTGTTTTCATAAATAGGGGTTTTTGTATTCTTGGCCAAGATTGCCATAACGCCCCAAATCTTTGGAATTATTCGAAAAACGTGTAGAAAATGTCGATAGCGGGTCGCTAAATGACGAGTTACCCATATTTTGGGTATTTCATCGAGCTTCGGCAATTTTTGGTAATTCGTTTAGTTGCTCGATTTTGGGTTCAAATGTAGTTTAAGGATACCCATAAGATGTGCCGATTATGTGATATGAGAATCAAAGGAAGAAAAGAAAATGATTTTATAATTGTCCCGATACTCAAAGACTTCGGGTTCTATAGGTAGCAATTATCGTCTTGGAGCATCCAGTTCCGCAATGCTGTTCTTTAGTTCTTGCAAAGGGTGATACATCATATCACTTACCTCGTTTTGAATTTCGGTCGAGTATTGAAAGTAAACTATCGCACCTACTACTATGACTAACAATAGTATTAAATCCGATAACGTTTTTGCGTCTATTTGCTTTGTGATGTTTTTCATAACTGGTTGGTTCTTAAGCGAAAGATAAATAAATTAGAATTAGTTAACAAATAATTAAGAAAAATGATTCGCTAAATCGGGAGTTTTAGAGCTTGTAAAATAACACTTGAATTCACAAAGGGACTTTTAGCTATTGACGAAGGTCTGGAAGGTCTCCAAACTCGTGTAGAATCACCTCATCAAAAACTTTATATTGCCGTATACAAAAAAAGCTCCCAAATTTCTTTGAGAGCTTTTGCGGTCTGGACGGGACTCTAACTTTTATCCAAAACTCCCCATATCAATGGCCTACCACAGGGACAATTTTGAGGCTCACCGTATTGCTCACTTTTTAACATGAATTTAACGTTGGGCTAATGTTTCTAACTGTTACTCTAGGATTTTTACGACTCATAAAAAGTTGGTTTCTTGAACTCTGGAAAAACTTGGTTTGAGTGCTTTTCAATGGTTAAAAAAAGTAATAGCCCGCAGATACCTGGAAAACAGCATTCTTGGCATCGATATTTTCTATGGCATCAGTAAGTCCTAAATTATAGCGCAGCTGTACAAAAAACTTTGAAAACTCAACACTTGCACCCAGTGCAGCACTGATGTCAAAACTGTCAAGATCGTCAAGGTCAGAGCTGCCATTAGCGGTTAGGCCAAACTGAGGGCCAGCCTCCAAGCTTAGGATTTTTGCAAACTTGAATTTGGCCAAGATTGGAATGTTCAAATAATCGATATCGGTATCTTCAATACCCTGGGCCGAATAAACAATTTCGGGCTGAATGGCAAAACCTCCGAGGCCAATTTGGGCCACTGCTCCTACATGATAGCCAGTACGGCCATCGAAGCTATCAAAAACAGCATCGCCATTGAGCGTTGCAAAGTTGACACCTCCCTTTAAACCAAATTTAAAATCCTGAGCTTGCGAAGGACATACAAAACCAATAACAATCACAATAAACATAAATAACTTCATCATCAGGGTTTTATAGTTAAAAGCATTTCAAATTTATAGCTAGAATTTACAAAAAGTTTTTAAATTCAAAATATCTAATTACTGGTGATCAGCATATTTTTGTCATAAAAAGATTCCCGATTCTGTTAAGGTTTAATGTTTTTATTCAAACCGATCATTTTTCTTGCCAATCAATCATTCAATGAATCTTAAGAATATGTTTACAAGTTTAATGGTGTTCTAGTTCTAGAATTGGCTCGATTTTTAGGCCTGTATAGATTATTGAATCACCAACTATAAATTTGTTGTCCTGATTCTGAGCTAAAATGTCCTATAAACTTAGTATCGTAACCTTTAATTTTGGTACATGTCAAAGAGTACCAACATACATCGCATTATAGTTTTTCTATGTCCTCCCAAAGTCCATCTATTGGATATAAGTGGTTCCGCCCACGTATTTTATGAAGCTATGGAAATGGGAGCTCCTATCGACATACTCTTTGCAGGTATCAATTCGGATACGGATGCCATAAGTAGCGCAGGCCTAAGCTTTTCAAAGTTGGTGCCGTTTACGGAAGTATCCCTCACCCCGAATGATTTTGTCATCATTCCGGGAAGCGAGGATATTTTTGAAATTATTGCTGAAAATAAGCATTTATTGGATTGGTTAAGCAACTTGAACCTCGAAGGAGTCAACCTATGCTCTATTTGTATAGGCTCATTTTGGTTGGCAGAGGCGGGTATATTGAACAACAGAAAGAGTACCACACATTGGAAATATTTTGATGAATTCACGGAAAAGTATCCACAAGTAACCTTGCAAAAAGACAAGCTGTTTGTTATCGAAGAAAATCTATATTCAAGTGCCGGTGTATCTTCCGGAATGGACCTTTCACTACATATATTGGAACAGTTATTCGGGTTTGACTTATCCTTAAAGGTATCCAAGGAAATTGTTTATTTTTTTCGCAGAGCAGGTGGAGATCCCCAACTAAGTACCTATCTCATGTACAGGAACCATATCGATACCCGGGTTCATGATGCACAGGATTTCATCATGAAAAACATCAATACTTTTTTTAACATTGATGATGTTGCAGATTTGGTTCACATGAGCAAAAGAAACCTTTCGAGACGGTTCAAAAACTCGACAGGATTAACTATAGGCGAATACATAGGGCTTATAAGGGTGGAAAGGGCCTCAAACCTCTTGGAAAAACGTATGAAGATGGAACAAATTACCGGAGAGTGTGGATTAAGGAGTACCAACCAATTGAGAACGCTGTTAAGAAAACACCATATCATTAATTAACAACATATTGTTGAGACTGATTGGTAATTGAATTATTAATCAATTTATGAAACGAAATTTTTTAACCTTACTCATCATAATATTACACTTTTCCTGTCAAAGCGGAAAGGGGGAATATGTTTGCAGACCTTGTGCATTGTCCTGCGATGAACTTGTTTTTGAAGAACCTGGGAAATGCCCCCATTGCAAAATGAACCTTCTAAAGAGGAGCGATGTGGTTTCAAAAGAGGAACCGGTTTTGAACGAAATAATCATTGGAAACGGTTCGGGTGAAATCTTGGTGGAAGGCGGATTTCAAAAAGAAAGAACCATAAAGGTCCATTATTACAGACCGGAGAATTTCACACCTGAAACTAAAGTAGTCTACGTAGTCCCCGGTGCCGGTAGAAACGGAGACGATTACAGGGACGCCTGGATCGCAAAAGCTGATGAATACAACCTACTTGTGCTATCACCTGAATATTCCGAAAAGAACTATCCTGGATTCTGGAGCTACAACTTGGCAGGAATGGTCACGGATATACAAATGAACAAGGAACGGACGGAGGCAATCAATTTTAAAACAAGTGAAAAACCCAAAGAATGGATCTATGACGATTTCGACCGAATCTTTAATTTGGTGAAAGATGTCCTTGACTTAAGCAATAACAGTTATGACATGTTCGGGCATTCTGCAGGAGGACAAGTACTGCATCGTCTAGCTATTTTTAAACCTTACAGCAAAGCCGATAGAATTTTGGCATCCAACTCCGGGTGGTATACCATTCCTGTGGATAACCAGGAATTTCCTTATGGTCTCAAAGGCAGTAGAATAACATCCAAAGACATAGATTTTAGCTCGAATCTTATTCTTTTTCTGGGTGAAAAGGATGATGCGAACGAGACCAGGGGAGATTTAAGACATTCCCCGGATATCGATATACAAGGGTTATATCGACTTCAAAGGGGAAAATATTTTTACAGCAGGGCAAAAGCGATAGCAACCGAACTAGAAACCGATTTCAATTGGAAGTTGGAAATAGTTCCCGGAGTTGGCCACGATTATCAGGCAATGGGCAACGCGGCAGCTGACTATTTGTATTCAAAGAAAAAGGACGAGAAACTAAATAGTGTTGGTTTTACGAATTTTAACACGAAATAGGAGTATTATAGTTTGGCCCGTTGTGTCAATAATTTCCATCCAAAATTACATTGTTTGTATTGTCATGTAATAATGGGACTTGTATCTGATTTTTACCAAGGATTGATTTATCAGTGCTAAAAACCTTCCATAATTAATACGATGATTCTATTTGAAAGTCGACTATTATCAAAAAAATAAAGAAATCATTTTCGTTAGAACATTTTTTAGAACCATTTGGTTCGCCTTGTTCAAAACCAACTTCTATTTTAACACAAGAAAGGAATGAGGATTACCTAGTAAAAAATCGTTTACTCACAACATTTCCTTTCCGGTCGTAAAATGTCCACCAGCCCACCTTGTTTTTCAAGTGAACATATTTACCTTCTCCTTTAACACTTCCATCTTCGTAGAATAGTTTTGCCGGACCTTCAGTTTTGTTATTTACATAGGTGCCTTGCGATTCTTTACTACCATCTGGATTGTAATTAATCCAAATACCATTTCCGATACCGTCTTTAAATTGCTGAACAGATTCTAATTCGCCATTATCATATCGAGCAAACAACCAACCAGTATAGGGCTCATTACTTGCATTTTCAAAATACTGTTGACCATAATGAGTTCCATACTTTACGCTGGCATCATTCATGGAAACCATTTCTGATTCGGGAGGTAATGTAATGTTATCATTTTGCGCATACCCTGCAAAATGAGCTAAGCATACTAAGAATACAATTTTTTTCATAAAGCTATTTTTTCTAAGTAAAATAAAAGTTTGCATATCTAGTAAAGTTTCAGATATCTTTTCATTTCCTTGTCTACTATTAAAATAAAAGAGGTCTCAGTCTCTTGAAATGTTACGTGAAACTTCGGATTTTTATGCGTTATCAACTGGCCTCAAATCTTTAGTGTTGACCATTAAAGATTACTTCTTTCACTTCGAAACATATGCCATAAATGTAACCTATTGAAATTTAACTCATTATGTTTATTTAAGGTATAGCTGAAATTCGGTATTGTCCAAATATTGGACGGTTGATGTGAAAATTATAGACATAAAAAATCGTTTAGCTAAAGCTTTTTAAACAGAAAATCATAATTATATCGCAATTGAATTAGGTCGATTCAGCAGTAAAAGTTTGAAATTATTGAAAAATAGTTCTCAAATGTTTATAGAAGAGTATGGCAAAACTACTTGTAAAATTGTAGGAAAAATGTCAAAATCAAGGGGGAGATAATTTGGACATATTTTTCTAGGAGAAGTCTTTTAAATAGTTCCTTTTATAAGACTATTAAATTCTTTGTGAAGACGAATTAATTTAGCACTTTATCATCGAAATTTAGTTTATGGATTTGAAAATTAAGTTTGAAAGTTTAATTATTGGTAGTATTCAACACCTTAAGGTTAGATAGGTTTCAATGGCACAAAATGATTGGCTCCAATAACAAAATGCATGTTATCCTTTGGATATAAACCAAAGAAATAGGCCTCAGAAACCCCATTATAGTAGTTTAATATTATCGTATGCGCATTGATTTCATACGTTCCTGCAAATGCGCTTTTTGTGAAAATAGGTTTCCATGCGGTATTACCACCTTTCACTGTTTTCCAAGCAAAGCGGCCTTGATTATCAAAATAAACGGTACTAGCATTGATTACTTTTGACCCTCCAAACGCATCAATGGTATTAAATTTACCTTGCAATCTAAAACCCTTCTTAGCTGACCTTAGTTGGTGCCATTTTTTCCAATTCACTACTTTTTTACTCTTGCTGCGAGTAACGAAAATGATACCATCTTTTTTTCGCCATCTGTCCCAACTATTTGGTTTTCTTTTTTTGATGTTACTATATCAAAAATCTCTAAGGGTTCAGTTGGGTTGGTATACACATCTCCATTTTCATATAAAATACTGACCTTATTCGTCACATAAGCCCCATTTAATCCATAAGAAGTTA
This sequence is a window from Maribacter aestuarii. Protein-coding genes within it:
- a CDS encoding DUF6747 family protein encodes the protein MKTALLIKEIYLEGFRNLGNYILKNYLKVFAWFCFGLIAIGLYALLFRMYTGFAFD
- a CDS encoding porin family protein → MMKLFMFIVIVIGFVCPSQAQDFKFGLKGGVNFATLNGDAVFDSFDGRTGYHVGAVAQIGLGGFAIQPEIVYSAQGIEDTDIDYLNIPILAKFKFAKILSLEAGPQFGLTANGSSDLDDLDSFDISAALGASVEFSKFFVQLRYNLGLTDAIENIDAKNAVFQVSAGYYFF
- a CDS encoding DNA polymerase III subunit alpha, producing the protein MYLNCHTYYSLRFGTFSEEELLQLAQKNHVTQLVLTDINNTSAGLNFVRLAPEYNVKPILGIDFRNGVDQCYIGIAKNNDGYLELNNFLSEHLHEEKEFPSTAPHFTNTYTIYPFEKILENDQYRFAAHEFVGISIANLRKLPFSKVLKLKEKLVVQQPVTFRNKTDFNAHRLLRAIDNNILLSKLERTEEANEDEKMIPVENLVAAFSEYPFILENTEQLLNSCSINFDFSKNREPQNLKTYLGSREEDEVLLEKLCQEGLSYRYPDGGEHIEERLYKELGLIKEQGFVSYFLINWDIVSEASRRGFFYVGRGSGANSIVAYLLRITDVDPIDLDLYFERFMNLYRANPPDFDIDFSHRDRPAMTQYIFKRFEHVALLGSYVTFKDRGVIRELGKVFGLPKSEIDLLSEGRYDRLTLDGISRLVVKYGQLIKGMPNYLSIHAGGILICDKPLHWFSATSLPPKGFPTTQYDMVIAEDVGLYKFDILGQRGLSKIKESLEIIAYNRTDETDSFDIHDIKKFIKDPVINNLIKTAQCMGCFYVESPAMRMLLKKLEVDNYLGLVAASSIIRPGVAKSGMMREYILRHRNPGRTEEKAHPVMLKIMPETYGVMVYQEDVIKVANIFAGLDLGEADVLRRGMSGKFRSREEFQKVKEKFIANCRKRGEDDKIIFEVWEQIASFAGYAFAKGHSASYAVESYQTLFLRAYYPLEYMVAVLNNGGGFYSSEFYVHEARMLGATIQSPCINRSSNKNVIYGTAIFLGFGYLRELEDRVAERILKERSQNGNFISLEDFLDRVLITVDQISILIRIDAFRFTGVNKHELLWKAHLFLNKNIKIDHPKLFKAEHQDFKIPQLHTSDLEMAFTQLELLGFCLCSPFELLEEPPKNTNGSKDLERYLNHRIDIYGYLVTVKNTRTHNGKNMHFATMIDQQGKVFDTVLFPPVAAKYSFRGRGIYRFYGKVVSEFGFLSIEVIKMRKQDYIQDPRYSDMKTSTKVFNKIK
- the dinB gene encoding DNA polymerase IV, producing the protein MQKTVLHLDLDTFFVSVERRLDSRLENKPILVGGLSDRGVVAACSYETRGYGIHSGMPMKMAKELCPEAILIKGNAGTYSYHSDLVTEIIKEHVPLFEKSSIDEFYADLTGMDRFFGSYKYASEIRQKIIKETGLPISFGLSINKVVSKVATGQAKPNNQLKIDYGLEKTFLAPLSIKKIPMVGDKTYQILRNLGLRKVRTVQEMPMDVMQRVLGKNGKVIWKRANGIDHTPVLPFCERKSISTERTFDKDTIDVVKLRGILIAMTENLAYQLRRGEKLTACITVKIRYSDFNTYSKQLRIPYTSADHILIPKILDLFRILYNRRLLVRLIGIRFSHLVSGNYQINLFEDTEEALSLYQAMDHIRNRYGDKSVVRASAMGKNTIGRMHNPFNGQPPIVLAHRKQ
- a CDS encoding DUF6747 family protein: MKTVILIKEIYVQGFKDLGNYIVKNYFKAFLWFALAMYAVVLYAFVYRVSTGFVFSNI
- a CDS encoding ADP-ribosylglycohydrolase family protein codes for the protein MKYFIQITGTLIFIYSLFSCGEGSKTAIETNQDVIKDSLLTYKEYSPKDGDLIISRKEYKEKLYGFWLAQCIANWTGLVTEMDKIGIPTKEGKGAGFYTREDWGKPDEPNLWGSNNYSKTIDFLFADKDSIWGADDDTDIEYIYQNLLYENETSILNGDQIKEGWLKHIRLEEENFLWVSNQTALDLMQDGMIPPATSLPKNNPHYEMIDAQLTTEIFGFFAPTRPDLALRMAHLPIQTVARENAEWISEFNVIMYALAPLADTDKPIKDNILWMASLARKRLPETSYAAKMFDFVKMKYNSGATWEEARDALHVKYQIRQEDGYEWATKDEVCNGCFAAGINFGASIVSLFYGEGDLKETIKIGTLCGWDSDNPTATWGGLLGFMIGKKGVEKAFYRDFANKFNIHRTRKGFPNNGIDTFDNMAKQGIYVIDRVVQDEMGGGIDFQKNIWYVPQKPLNIVSGS